In Streptomyces chartreusis, the following proteins share a genomic window:
- a CDS encoding GNAT family N-acetyltransferase, whose amino-acid sequence MIRSLLRRRRAASGLPVPDACTPGRHALATRRLLFYTPVTKLDVWAAISAGADPDAQRWQGNEADQVIPDADARRALLDMGPNGATPRWFIRSNPEAAEPFEPSPEMPEFMVCVRRDTGRYAGYFELNPDKGEMGGNLAPDHRGRGLGTELFLAGAEFAHGHAGLPTVRAGTATENLACRRALESAGFVPAPGPARHTLPDGRQLDTVWYQHEGTPSACATL is encoded by the coding sequence ATGATTCGGTCGCTCCTGCGACGTCGCCGAGCGGCCTCGGGCCTCCCGGTCCCGGACGCGTGCACGCCCGGCCGACATGCTCTCGCCACCCGGCGCCTGCTGTTCTACACCCCGGTGACCAAGCTCGACGTGTGGGCGGCCATCTCCGCGGGCGCGGACCCCGATGCCCAGCGCTGGCAAGGGAACGAGGCCGACCAGGTCATACCGGACGCCGACGCCAGACGGGCCCTGCTGGACATGGGCCCCAACGGCGCCACCCCCCGTTGGTTCATCCGTTCCAACCCAGAGGCTGCCGAGCCCTTCGAACCCAGCCCCGAGATGCCCGAGTTCATGGTTTGCGTACGCCGCGACACCGGACGCTACGCCGGGTACTTCGAACTCAATCCCGACAAGGGTGAGATGGGCGGCAATCTCGCCCCCGACCATCGAGGCCGGGGCCTCGGCACTGAACTGTTCCTGGCGGGCGCGGAGTTCGCCCACGGCCACGCCGGTCTGCCGACGGTACGGGCGGGCACGGCGACGGAGAACCTCGCATGCCGCCGCGCCCTGGAAAGCGCCGGCTTCGTCCCGGCCCCCGGCCCGGCCCGCCACACCCTGCCGGACGGCCGTCAGCTGGACACCGTCTGGTACCAGCACGAGGGCACCCCGTCAGCGTGCGCGACGCTTTGA
- a CDS encoding dihydrofolate reductase family protein — MRPLRYSINVTLDGCCHHEAGLPPDEESMRYWTAEMERADALLFGRVTYEMMESAWRKPSTGTWPDWMSEWEVPFAESIDRAEKYVVSSTLSEADWNAELLRGDLGQAVQRLKQEPGEGLWVGGVTLPLALADLGLIDEYEFLVQPVLAGHGPTLLAGLRERIQVELVDRREFRSGAISMRYRSTRVPA; from the coding sequence ATGAGACCACTTCGATACTCGATCAACGTCACGCTCGACGGCTGCTGCCATCACGAGGCAGGGCTCCCGCCGGACGAGGAGTCGATGCGCTACTGGACCGCCGAGATGGAACGAGCCGATGCCCTGCTATTCGGCCGGGTGACCTACGAGATGATGGAGTCGGCGTGGCGGAAGCCGTCCACGGGCACGTGGCCTGACTGGATGAGTGAGTGGGAGGTCCCCTTCGCCGAGAGCATCGACCGGGCGGAGAAGTACGTCGTGTCGAGCACACTGAGCGAGGCTGATTGGAATGCTGAGCTGCTGCGGGGCGACTTGGGGCAAGCGGTTCAGCGGCTCAAGCAGGAGCCAGGCGAGGGCCTGTGGGTGGGCGGCGTGACGCTCCCCCTGGCGTTGGCAGACCTGGGACTGATCGACGAGTACGAGTTCCTTGTACAGCCGGTCCTTGCCGGGCACGGGCCGACGTTGCTCGCCGGTCTGCGCGAGCGCATCCAGGTCGAGCTCGTGGATCGCCGTGAGTTCCGGTCGGGAGCCATCTCGATGCGATACCGGTCCACGCGAGTTCCGGCTTGA
- a CDS encoding immunity 49 family protein produces MRDVTCHQVGEQRLAEALDDIDGRAYTRWHSLRYASISPTLIRAMADELLDHVAARTVTEPGLDAAAGTVAVTAAECVHGVLSIMCFPDGDQELRFPLVGERISTDPDDDEFGDGPITFRDVVKEAPTARTWLDMFEMCVVSGHVWDRERVTGLLLRGDYAPAIRNGVPYNRYTSVSDPADLAAMDALCPYLTEAAGHLPRDWPTVPLRKPDAGERAEAARRLDEVGDALSADQRLLRVLLDDDQHAFEDALVARLVAYRESVEAEGDPAPRSLLPLGTLALACLAVQIHGWDLGVRSGYLPYGLLGSPDAPRRAAEGDRNSLGYWATK; encoded by the coding sequence GTGCGGGATGTGACATGCCATCAGGTCGGCGAGCAGCGGTTGGCCGAGGCGCTCGACGACATCGACGGACGGGCCTACACGCGGTGGCACTCGCTGCGGTACGCCAGCATCTCGCCGACGCTGATCCGGGCCATGGCGGACGAACTGCTCGACCATGTCGCCGCGCGAACGGTGACGGAGCCGGGCCTCGACGCCGCGGCCGGCACGGTCGCCGTCACCGCCGCAGAGTGTGTGCACGGAGTGCTGAGCATCATGTGCTTCCCGGACGGGGACCAGGAACTCCGGTTCCCCCTCGTCGGGGAGCGGATCAGCACGGACCCGGACGACGACGAGTTCGGGGACGGTCCCATCACCTTCCGGGACGTCGTCAAGGAAGCGCCGACCGCGCGGACCTGGCTCGACATGTTCGAGATGTGTGTCGTCAGCGGGCATGTGTGGGACCGGGAGCGGGTCACCGGGCTGCTGCTGCGCGGCGACTACGCGCCCGCCATCCGTAACGGCGTGCCTTACAACCGCTACACCTCCGTCTCCGACCCCGCGGACCTCGCCGCCATGGACGCCCTGTGCCCCTATCTCACCGAGGCGGCCGGGCATCTGCCCCGCGACTGGCCGACGGTTCCGCTGCGCAAGCCCGACGCCGGGGAGCGCGCGGAGGCCGCCCGCCGGCTCGACGAGGTCGGCGACGCGCTGAGCGCGGACCAGCGGCTGCTCCGCGTACTCCTCGACGACGATCAGCACGCCTTCGAGGACGCCCTCGTCGCCCGGCTGGTCGCGTACCGGGAGAGCGTCGAGGCCGAAGGTGATCCCGCACCCCGGTCCCTCCTCCCCCTAGGCACCCTCGCCCTGGCCTGCCTCGCCGTCCAGATCCATGGCTGGGACCTCGGTGTCCGGTCCGGATATCTGCCGTACGGTCTGCTGGGATCGCCGGACGCGCCACGCCGGGCAGCAGAGGGGGACCGGAACAGCTTGGGCTACTGGGCCACCAAGTAG
- a CDS encoding helix-turn-helix transcriptional regulator — protein sequence MFVDHSKEAPRDDLSAVAALDEPTRRRLYEHVARSSGAVGRDDAAEALGLARQTAAFHLDRLADEGLLDVVYERRSGRTGPGAGRPAKLYRRSEREVGVSVPARQYEMAGQLLAEAVEESDSTGEPVRAVLNRKAAELGERLGGEAMTGVIDLLERYGFEPRREGDTVVLGNCPFHLLARKHVETVCGMNLHLLRGALATSGDTAYQACLDPAPGRCCVVLEPAP from the coding sequence GTGTTCGTGGACCACTCGAAGGAAGCACCCCGCGACGACCTCTCCGCGGTAGCGGCGCTGGACGAGCCGACGCGCCGTCGGCTGTACGAGCACGTGGCGCGCAGTTCCGGCGCCGTGGGCCGGGACGACGCGGCCGAGGCACTGGGCCTGGCCCGGCAGACCGCGGCGTTCCATCTGGACCGCCTGGCCGACGAAGGGCTGCTGGACGTCGTCTACGAGCGGCGCAGCGGACGGACCGGACCGGGCGCCGGGCGGCCGGCCAAGCTGTACCGCCGCTCCGAGCGGGAGGTCGGCGTCAGCGTGCCCGCGCGGCAGTACGAGATGGCCGGGCAGCTGCTGGCCGAGGCGGTGGAGGAGTCCGACAGCACTGGCGAACCGGTCCGCGCGGTGCTGAACCGCAAGGCGGCCGAGCTGGGTGAGCGGCTGGGCGGCGAGGCCATGACAGGCGTCATCGACCTACTGGAGCGGTACGGCTTCGAGCCGCGCCGCGAGGGGGACACCGTCGTCCTCGGGAACTGTCCCTTCCACCTGCTCGCGCGCAAGCACGTCGAAACGGTGTGCGGCATGAACCTCCACCTGCTGCGCGGAGCGCTCGCCACCTCGGGCGACACCGCCTACCAGGCATGCCTTGACCCGGCTCCCGGTCGCTGCTGTGTGGTGCTGGAGCCGGCTCCCTGA
- the nrfD gene encoding NrfD/PsrC family molybdoenzyme membrane anchor subunit, which yields MSPRRQRGEQLMVDRAEFTSYYGRPVIKAPSWSARDIAGYFFLGGLAGAGSVLAAGAQLTGRRRTATAMKVSSLTAVSLSAAALVHDLGRPARFSHMLRVLKPTSPMSVGSWLLAAYGPAAGAAALSAVTGRAPRTGAAATGVAAALGPALAAYTAVLAADTAVPAWHGAHRELPYLFAASATAAASGMALVAAPRAENAPVRWAAGIAAAGDVLAATAAERELGPLVAETWRQGGGGRLLRAARVLTLSGGAGAALLAGRGRPAAVASGLALLAGSACTRFGVFAAGIASAQDPKYVVVPQRARLDAREVG from the coding sequence ATGAGCCCCCGCAGGCAGCGCGGCGAACAACTGATGGTGGACCGAGCCGAGTTCACCTCCTACTACGGCCGCCCTGTCATCAAGGCCCCCTCGTGGTCGGCACGGGACATCGCCGGCTACTTCTTCCTCGGCGGACTCGCGGGCGCCGGCTCGGTGCTGGCCGCCGGCGCCCAGCTCACCGGCCGCCGCAGGACCGCCACCGCGATGAAGGTTTCCTCGCTGACCGCGGTGTCCCTCTCCGCGGCGGCCCTGGTGCACGACCTGGGACGTCCCGCCCGCTTCTCCCACATGCTCCGGGTGCTCAAACCGACCTCCCCGATGAGCGTGGGGTCGTGGCTGCTCGCCGCGTACGGACCCGCCGCCGGGGCAGCCGCCCTCAGCGCCGTGACCGGCCGCGCGCCCAGGACAGGGGCCGCCGCCACGGGCGTGGCAGCGGCGCTCGGCCCGGCCCTCGCCGCGTACACCGCCGTGCTGGCCGCCGACACGGCCGTACCCGCCTGGCACGGAGCCCACCGTGAACTGCCTTATCTGTTCGCCGCGTCCGCGACCGCAGCGGCCTCCGGTATGGCTTTGGTCGCTGCGCCGCGCGCCGAGAACGCCCCCGTGCGGTGGGCCGCCGGCATCGCGGCCGCCGGCGACGTGCTCGCGGCCACGGCGGCCGAGCGCGAACTCGGACCGCTGGTCGCGGAAACCTGGCGTCAGGGAGGCGGGGGACGTCTGTTGCGGGCCGCGCGCGTGCTGACCCTGTCCGGGGGAGCGGGCGCCGCGCTCCTCGCCGGCCGAGGCCGCCCCGCCGCCGTGGCCAGCGGCCTCGCCCTCCTCGCGGGCTCCGCCTGCACCCGCTTCGGCGTCTTCGCCGCGGGCATCGCCTCGGCCCAGGACCCCAAGTACGTCGTCGTACCGCAGCGCGCCCGCCTGGACGCCCGCGAGGTCGGCTGA
- a CDS encoding SpoIIE family protein phosphatase: MEGTQDARAVRRDTVPAVPAALSQALEAIGAGAYVVDERGCIIAVNAGAEDVLGRSADDLLGYDAHDLLHRGPQGQPLPRSQCAMRQAFHDGRPAQADEDYFALADGTVRPISWLITPYDTGDHQARTLVVFHPRQDGQETGPRPVPPEPALAELERLALLAEATAQLTSTLDIEDAMQRLTVLVVPRLADWVIVDLLTERDEVWRAVVVHADGETLTHHEDLQGPMPPVLEESLMPLSRALRGVASTVTGPETYHRVPDSGIAVEQRRLFDTTGMHSAAIAPIRGTREMLGALTLGRAEDPVPFTTADLPLVEDIARRAGLALDNARLYQRQRKVAETMQNHLLPQMPGVPGLQMTARYLPAPDASQVGGDWYDAFPLSDGATALAIGDVVGHDLEAAAGMAQVRNMLRAYAWAQHEPPSRIVERLDEAMEHITDVDMATMIYARIEVLEDGHWQLSWTNAGHPPPLLISQDGVARYLDAGHGVALGTGLRTSRPDAEVVLRPGSTLVLYTDGLVEDPGRIIDVGLNRLRRHAAALVHRPLAAFADQVLHRVRPTDNDDDVALLALRAPA; the protein is encoded by the coding sequence GTGGAAGGGACGCAGGACGCGAGGGCCGTCCGGAGAGATACTGTTCCGGCCGTGCCCGCCGCGCTGTCGCAGGCGCTCGAAGCCATCGGCGCCGGGGCCTACGTCGTGGACGAGCGGGGCTGCATCATCGCGGTCAACGCCGGCGCCGAGGATGTGCTCGGCAGGTCCGCCGACGACCTTCTCGGCTACGACGCGCACGACCTGCTGCACCGCGGCCCCCAGGGCCAGCCGCTGCCGCGCAGCCAGTGCGCCATGCGGCAGGCGTTCCACGACGGTCGCCCCGCCCAGGCCGACGAGGACTACTTCGCGCTGGCCGACGGCACCGTGCGGCCCATCTCGTGGCTGATCACGCCGTACGACACCGGCGACCACCAGGCCCGCACCCTGGTCGTCTTCCACCCCCGCCAGGACGGGCAGGAGACCGGACCACGACCGGTACCGCCGGAGCCCGCCCTGGCCGAGCTGGAGCGGCTGGCCCTGCTGGCGGAGGCCACCGCACAGCTGACCTCCACGCTCGACATCGAGGACGCGATGCAACGGCTGACCGTCCTCGTGGTGCCCCGGCTCGCGGACTGGGTGATCGTCGACCTGCTCACCGAGCGGGACGAGGTGTGGCGAGCCGTCGTCGTCCACGCGGACGGCGAGACTCTCACGCACCACGAGGACCTTCAGGGGCCGATGCCGCCGGTGCTCGAGGAATCCCTGATGCCACTGTCCCGGGCCCTGCGAGGCGTGGCCTCCACGGTGACCGGACCCGAGACCTACCATCGCGTGCCGGACTCCGGCATCGCGGTCGAGCAGCGCCGCCTGTTCGACACGACCGGCATGCACTCGGCGGCCATCGCACCCATCCGCGGCACCCGCGAGATGCTGGGTGCCCTGACCCTGGGCCGCGCCGAGGACCCGGTGCCCTTCACCACCGCCGACCTCCCGCTGGTCGAGGACATCGCGCGCCGCGCCGGCCTCGCCCTGGACAACGCCCGCCTCTACCAGCGTCAGCGCAAGGTCGCCGAGACCATGCAGAACCATCTGCTGCCGCAGATGCCGGGCGTCCCGGGCCTGCAGATGACCGCCCGCTACCTGCCCGCCCCCGACGCCTCACAGGTGGGCGGCGACTGGTACGACGCGTTCCCCCTGTCGGACGGAGCGACCGCGCTGGCCATCGGCGACGTCGTCGGCCACGACCTGGAGGCGGCTGCCGGCATGGCGCAGGTGCGCAACATGCTGCGCGCCTACGCCTGGGCGCAGCATGAACCACCCAGCCGGATCGTGGAACGGCTCGACGAGGCGATGGAGCACATCACCGACGTCGACATGGCCACCATGATCTACGCCCGGATCGAAGTGCTGGAGGACGGTCACTGGCAGCTGTCCTGGACCAACGCGGGCCACCCTCCGCCGCTGTTGATCAGCCAGGACGGCGTGGCCCGCTATCTCGACGCTGGCCACGGCGTCGCCCTGGGCACGGGACTGCGCACCTCGCGACCGGACGCCGAAGTGGTGCTGCGGCCCGGATCCACGCTGGTGCTGTACACCGACGGCCTCGTCGAGGACCCCGGCCGCATCATCGACGTGGGCCTGAACCGTCTGCGCCGGCACGCGGCCGCCCTCGTGCACCGCCCCCTCGCCGCCTTCGCCGACCAGGTCCTGCACCGCGTCCGCCCCACCGACAACGACGACGACGTGGCCCTGCTCGCACTGCGCGCCCCCGCCTGA
- a CDS encoding aspartate aminotransferase family protein: protein MAAETPTSTVLTAPESTFWSDADRHLVRYGGGFTREIIERAAGSFVYSEDGRKILDFTSGQMSAILGHSHPAIVETVQRQVATLDHLYSGMLSRPVVDLARRLAETLPAPLDKALLLTTGAESNEAAIRMAKLVTGKHEIVSFARSWHGMTQAAASATYSTGRKGYGPSAPGNFAIPVPNSYRPDFTTPDGELDWRRQLDFAFDLIDAQSTGSLAACLVEPILSSGGIIEPPPGYFAALQRKCRERGMLLILDEAQTGLCRTGTWYAFERDGVVPDILTLSKTLGAGLPLAAVLTSAEIEQEAYDRGFLFFTTHVSDPLVAAVGNTVLDVLTRDRLDERARSLGTFLRAGLEDMATRHEVIGDIRGRGLLAGLELVVDRETKQSSDKLGAQVTRRCLELGLHMNIVQLPGMGGVFRIAPPLTATEDELALGLSILDTAIGEVSAAL from the coding sequence ATGGCTGCTGAGACCCCGACATCCACTGTCCTTACGGCCCCTGAGTCCACGTTCTGGTCCGATGCGGACCGGCACCTCGTCCGCTACGGCGGCGGGTTCACCCGCGAGATCATCGAGCGCGCCGCCGGCAGCTTCGTGTACAGCGAGGACGGCCGGAAGATCCTCGACTTCACGTCCGGCCAGATGAGCGCGATCCTCGGGCACTCGCACCCGGCGATCGTGGAGACCGTCCAGCGCCAGGTCGCCACGCTCGACCACCTCTACAGCGGCATGCTCAGCCGCCCCGTCGTCGACCTGGCCCGGCGCCTCGCCGAGACGCTGCCCGCGCCGTTGGACAAGGCGCTGCTCCTGACCACCGGTGCCGAGTCGAACGAGGCCGCCATCCGGATGGCCAAGCTCGTCACCGGCAAGCACGAGATCGTGTCGTTCGCCCGGTCCTGGCACGGCATGACCCAGGCCGCCGCGTCCGCCACCTACAGCACGGGCCGCAAGGGTTACGGCCCGTCCGCCCCCGGCAACTTCGCGATCCCCGTCCCCAACTCCTACCGCCCCGACTTCACCACGCCCGACGGTGAGCTCGACTGGCGCCGCCAACTGGACTTCGCCTTCGACCTCATCGACGCCCAGTCCACCGGCAGCCTCGCCGCCTGCCTCGTGGAACCGATCCTCAGCTCCGGCGGCATCATCGAACCGCCGCCCGGCTACTTCGCGGCCCTCCAGCGCAAGTGCCGCGAGCGCGGCATGCTCCTGATCCTCGACGAGGCCCAGACCGGTCTGTGCCGCACGGGCACCTGGTACGCCTTCGAACGGGACGGCGTGGTCCCCGACATCCTCACCCTCTCCAAGACCCTCGGCGCGGGCCTGCCGCTGGCGGCCGTCCTCACCAGCGCCGAGATCGAGCAGGAGGCGTACGACCGCGGCTTCCTCTTCTTCACCACGCATGTCTCCGACCCGCTGGTGGCCGCCGTGGGCAACACCGTCCTCGACGTACTGACCAGGGACCGCCTGGACGAGCGCGCCCGCAGCCTCGGCACCTTCCTGCGCGCCGGCCTGGAGGACATGGCCACCCGCCACGAGGTCATCGGCGACATCCGCGGCCGCGGGCTGCTCGCCGGCCTGGAACTCGTCGTCGACCGCGAGACCAAGCAGAGCTCCGACAAGCTGGGCGCCCAGGTCACCCGCCGCTGCCTCGAACTCGGCCTGCACATGAACATCGTCCAACTCCCCGGCATGGGCGGCGTCTTCCGCATCGCACCCCCACTCACGGCGACGGAGGACGAACTGGCCCTCGGCCTGTCGATCCTGGACACGGCGATCGGCGAGGTGAGCGCTGCGCTGTGA
- a CDS encoding LysR substrate-binding domain-containing protein: MNPWRLRLLTQLDTLGTVRAVAQAANLSPSSVSQQLAVLETETGTQLLERTGRRVRLTSAGLILARRARAILDHMDTVEAELRGFGEEPSGLVRLGAFQSVVHTMAVPAVTRLSREYPHLDVQLLELEPHESVPALRVGDADLVITTTDFAELPLGPDLDLLPLATDPILLVLPPEHPAAGREPADLTAFAEEPWAFDIPQSYMANLALRLCRQARFEPRVVARFSNYMLTLELVEAGHAVALLPGLAVDAGRFRVVTRELTSPVTRTITAAIRRGVPPRAAVRVVLDALRPPAAGDV, translated from the coding sequence ATGAATCCCTGGAGGCTGAGGCTGCTGACTCAGCTGGACACGCTGGGTACGGTCCGGGCGGTGGCCCAGGCCGCCAATCTGAGCCCGTCGAGTGTGTCGCAGCAGCTCGCCGTGCTCGAGACCGAGACGGGCACTCAGCTGCTGGAACGCACGGGGCGCCGGGTACGGCTGACCTCGGCCGGGCTGATCCTGGCGCGGCGCGCGCGGGCCATCCTCGATCACATGGACACCGTGGAGGCGGAGCTGCGCGGGTTCGGTGAGGAGCCGTCGGGCCTGGTGCGGCTCGGGGCGTTCCAGAGCGTGGTGCACACGATGGCCGTACCGGCCGTGACACGCCTGTCCCGCGAGTATCCCCATCTCGACGTCCAGCTCCTGGAGTTGGAGCCGCACGAGAGTGTGCCGGCGTTGCGGGTCGGCGACGCGGACCTCGTGATCACGACCACGGACTTCGCCGAACTGCCGCTCGGCCCGGACCTCGACCTCCTGCCGCTGGCGACGGATCCGATCCTGCTGGTGCTGCCGCCCGAGCACCCGGCCGCCGGGCGCGAGCCCGCGGACCTCACCGCGTTCGCCGAAGAACCATGGGCCTTCGACATCCCCCAGTCGTACATGGCGAATCTCGCGCTGCGGCTGTGCCGACAGGCGCGGTTCGAGCCCCGTGTGGTCGCCCGTTTCAGCAACTACATGCTGACCTTGGAGCTTGTCGAGGCCGGCCATGCGGTCGCACTGCTGCCGGGCCTGGCTGTCGACGCCGGCCGCTTTCGCGTCGTCACGCGGGAGCTGACCAGCCCGGTGACCCGTACGATCACGGCCGCGATCCGCAGGGGTGTGCCGCCTCGCGCGGCGGTGCGTGTGGTGCTCGACGCGCTGCGTCCGCCCGCGGCCGGGGACGTGTGA
- a CDS encoding potassium channel family protein, translated as MVPGFLARAVDLLLGRQGRSLHFKAAGAATVVLLFVVLVGSGLVVAAERGAPGAKLTSYPLALWWSVETATTVGYGDFYPVTVWGRLIAVVVMVVGITAYGMVTAALATWFVGRDQERRHHRLHQAEQAVEQTYEEMTHAVHERFDRIERMLEGGRTQ; from the coding sequence ATGGTTCCCGGTTTCCTTGCCCGGGCGGTCGACCTGCTGTTGGGCCGTCAGGGGCGTTCGCTGCATTTCAAGGCGGCCGGAGCCGCGACGGTCGTCCTCCTGTTCGTGGTGCTGGTGGGTTCGGGCCTCGTGGTGGCGGCCGAGCGCGGAGCGCCCGGGGCGAAGCTGACCTCGTATCCGCTTGCGTTGTGGTGGTCGGTGGAGACCGCCACGACGGTCGGGTACGGCGACTTCTATCCGGTGACTGTGTGGGGACGGCTGATCGCCGTCGTGGTGATGGTCGTCGGGATCACGGCCTATGGCATGGTCACCGCTGCTCTTGCCACCTGGTTCGTGGGACGGGACCAGGAACGCCGGCACCACCGCCTGCATCAGGCCGAGCAGGCGGTGGAGCAGACGTACGAGGAAATGACACACGCCGTGCACGAGCGTTTCGATCGCATCGAGCGAATGCTCGAGGGCGGCAGGACGCAGTGA
- a CDS encoding ABC transporter ATP-binding protein: protein MTIGKEHHMTSAVSAADIAPTAYAWEIQATGLKVRVGRNRMAVDGLDLALGTGVHGLLGPNGAGKTTLIRTLATVLRPTEGTLEMLGESVSGRGEHRTLRRRIGYLPQEFGYYKRFTVREFVEYMAWLKEVPKADIPAAVQRAVERVGMADRADERMKALSGGMVRRVGIAQAIVNDPTVLLLDEPTVGLDPAQRLRFRELLQELGTDTCVVVSTHLVEDVAAACTDVVLFAEGRLVFQGPPDELASVGGPEHEGDTPLERGYSAMLLNPQQGRGSW, encoded by the coding sequence ATGACCATTGGAAAGGAACACCACATGACGTCCGCGGTGAGCGCGGCCGACATCGCACCGACGGCCTACGCCTGGGAGATCCAGGCCACCGGGCTGAAGGTCAGGGTCGGCAGGAACCGGATGGCCGTCGACGGCCTCGACCTCGCGCTGGGCACCGGCGTCCACGGACTGCTCGGCCCCAACGGTGCCGGCAAGACCACCCTCATCCGGACGCTGGCCACCGTGCTGCGCCCCACCGAGGGCACCCTGGAGATGCTCGGCGAGTCCGTGAGCGGCAGGGGCGAGCATCGTACGCTGCGCCGTCGAATCGGTTATCTGCCCCAGGAGTTCGGCTACTACAAGCGCTTCACGGTGCGCGAGTTCGTCGAGTACATGGCCTGGCTGAAGGAGGTTCCTAAGGCGGACATCCCGGCGGCGGTGCAGCGGGCCGTGGAGCGGGTGGGGATGGCGGACCGCGCCGACGAGAGGATGAAGGCCCTGTCGGGCGGCATGGTCCGGCGGGTCGGCATCGCCCAGGCCATCGTCAACGACCCGACGGTCCTCCTGCTGGACGAACCGACGGTGGGCCTCGACCCGGCCCAGCGGCTGCGTTTCCGCGAGCTGCTCCAGGAGTTGGGCACGGACACCTGCGTGGTCGTCTCGACCCATCTGGTGGAGGACGTGGCCGCCGCGTGCACCGACGTGGTGCTCTTCGCCGAGGGCCGGCTGGTCTTCCAGGGCCCGCCGGACGAACTGGCCTCGGTGGGCGGCCCGGAGCACGAGGGCGACACCCCGCTGGAGCGCGGCTACTCGGCCATGCTGCTCAACCCCCAGCAGGGAAGGGGCTCCTGGTGA
- a CDS encoding zf-HC2 domain-containing protein, translating to MSVEHASTRIIEGYARGDTSLPADEVWAVEAHLEACRVCRDRLSAVVGTETPAVASLVDAVWSGLEPQLAVTATMPRRRRWSARLARWMTPTMVPWLAMVVGVTLLALLLDLVGTGTDSGQVSLVLLFAPVLPVLGVAASWSRGLDPAYELTASVPRAGLYLVLRRTASVLGVVVPALLLGGWVTGVMLAQWLLPCLAFTATTLALGSVVGVTRAAVVLAGVWAAVVVAPTLATSRTTFALQTNGLPAWGLILALGIAVVIARRGSYSVLRAHR from the coding sequence ATGAGCGTGGAACATGCGTCGACGCGGATCATCGAAGGTTACGCGCGCGGCGATACGAGTCTCCCGGCCGACGAGGTGTGGGCCGTGGAGGCCCATCTGGAGGCGTGCCGGGTGTGCCGCGACCGGCTGTCGGCGGTCGTCGGGACCGAGACGCCCGCGGTCGCATCGCTGGTCGACGCCGTGTGGTCCGGCCTGGAACCCCAGTTGGCGGTGACCGCCACGATGCCGCGCAGGCGGCGCTGGTCGGCGCGGCTGGCGAGGTGGATGACGCCCACGATGGTGCCGTGGCTGGCGATGGTCGTGGGCGTGACGCTGCTGGCCCTGCTGCTCGATCTGGTCGGCACCGGCACCGACTCCGGCCAGGTGTCGCTGGTGCTGCTGTTCGCGCCGGTCCTGCCGGTCCTCGGCGTCGCGGCGTCCTGGTCGCGCGGGCTGGATCCGGCGTACGAACTGACGGCCTCGGTGCCGAGGGCCGGGCTCTATCTGGTGCTGCGGCGCACCGCCTCCGTGCTCGGAGTGGTCGTACCCGCGCTGCTGTTGGGCGGATGGGTGACCGGGGTGATGCTGGCGCAGTGGCTGCTGCCCTGTCTGGCCTTCACCGCGACGACGCTGGCGCTCGGCAGTGTCGTGGGCGTGACCCGCGCCGCCGTTGTACTGGCGGGTGTGTGGGCCGCCGTCGTCGTGGCACCGACCCTGGCCACCAGCCGGACGACCTTCGCCCTGCAGACCAATGGCCTGCCCGCATGGGGGCTGATCCTCGCGCTCGGCATCGCTGTCGTGATCGCCCGCAGAGGTTCCTATTCCGTACTGCGAGCCCATCGATGA
- a CDS encoding RNA polymerase sigma factor, with translation MRSVRATLHELDEERLVRLVARGDRAAFEELYRRTSPWLAVRLRRRCGDEQIVAEVMQETYLAVWRAAGAFAGAAVGGTATGWLWTIAARRLVDAFRRRAHHAEPPPAAAPPDAAPAAEEEALASAVGGDVGDALRCLAPELRQVLQAMVLDGLSVRETAVLLGLPEGTVKTRARRARSAMRRALA, from the coding sequence GTGAGATCAGTCAGAGCAACGCTGCACGAGCTGGACGAGGAGCGTCTCGTCCGTCTGGTGGCAAGAGGCGATCGTGCCGCGTTCGAGGAGTTGTACCGGCGTACGTCGCCGTGGCTGGCGGTGCGGTTGCGCCGCCGGTGCGGGGACGAGCAGATCGTCGCCGAGGTCATGCAGGAGACCTACTTGGCGGTGTGGCGGGCGGCGGGCGCGTTCGCCGGGGCCGCGGTCGGCGGGACGGCCACCGGTTGGCTGTGGACGATCGCGGCGCGCCGTCTCGTCGACGCGTTCCGGCGCAGGGCCCACCACGCGGAGCCGCCGCCGGCCGCCGCTCCGCCCGACGCGGCGCCCGCCGCCGAGGAGGAGGCGCTCGCCTCGGCCGTCGGCGGTGATGTCGGGGACGCGCTGCGGTGCCTCGCCCCGGAGTTGAGACAGGTACTGCAGGCCATGGTGCTCGACGGGTTGTCGGTCCGGGAGACCGCGGTCCTGCTCGGGCTGCCCGAAGGCACGGTCAAGACCCGTGCGCGCCGGGCCCGGAGCGCGATGCGGAGGGCGCTGGCATGA